In Nymphaea colorata isolate Beijing-Zhang1983 chromosome 3, ASM883128v2, whole genome shotgun sequence, a genomic segment contains:
- the LOC116250350 gene encoding ABC transporter G family member 26, with translation MEIGTEETCIIEMPTMGTMQIAGSTGFGHNFELIPQACHLQNSSSEAKTESSSHCTPDAGPLPIFLKFEDVEFSVECNSNASTSSASGVVSTRQNRDKQILKGITGSISPGEILALMGPSGSGKTTLLKIIGGRLHGNIRGKVTYNDVPYSTALKRRVGFVTQEDVLFPQLTVEETLVFAAFLRLPSSMSRQQKLKRAEFILRELGLERCRHTRIGGAFVKGISGGERKRTSIGYEILVDPSLLLLDEPTSGLDSTSANKLLQVLQGIAKGGRTIIITIHQPSSRVFHMFDKLLLISEGCPVYYGVAADAMNYFLSIGFTPQIAMNPADFMLDLATGCVNDIGIPQELIGSQSSQESQTTVVKYLQRKYKNELEPKEKEANHRCSTAPKQLQMAVQVKKEWTTYWWEQFMVLSKRTYRERCMDYFDLLRLVQAIGVAILLGLLWWKSEAGTEAQLRDQVGLLFYICIFWTSSSLFGAVYVFPFEKEYLVRERKADMYRLSVYYICSTLCDMVIHILYPTIFMAIIYFMVGLRKTVPCFFFTLLTMLLIVITSQGAGELFGAAVLSIKRAGVIASLVLMLFLLTGGYYVQHIPKFMQWLKYISFMHYGFRLLLKVQYSGDLLYECGSAGGCKRLQSSPSFDTINLNGDNKEVWVLLSMAIAYRLCAYACLLKRISVSPV, from the exons ATGGAAATTGGAACCGAGGAAACTTGCATAATTGAAATGCCCACTATGGGAACAATGCAGATTGCAGGAAGCACTGGTTTTGGTCATAATTTTGAGCTCATCCCTCAAGCATGTCATCTGCAGAACTCAAGCTCGGAAGCTAAAACAGAGAGCTCCAGCCACTGTACGCCTGATGCTGGTCCTCTCCCGATATTTCTCAAG TTTGAAGATGTTGAGTTCAGCGTAGAGTGCAACTCTAATGCATCTACAAGCTCAGCTAGCGGTGTGGTCTCAACCAGACAGAACAGGGACAAGCAGATACTAAAGGGGATCACAGGCAGCATATCACCAGGTGAAATTCTTGCATTGATGGGTCCGTCAGGAAGTGGAAAAACAACCCTTCTAAAGATAATTGGTGGGCGTCTGCATGGAAATATAAGAGGGAAAGTCACTTACAATGATGTTCCATATAGCACTGCCCTAAAAAGGAg GGTTGGATTTGTGACACAAGAAGATGTGCTGTTTCCACAGTTAACAGTAGAAGAAACGCTAGTTTTTGCAGCATTTCTGAGGCTACCCAGCAGCATGAGTCGCCAACAAAAGCTTAAAAGAGCAGAATTCATACTGAGGGAACTGGGACTTGAAAG GTGTCGGCATACAAGAATTGGTGGCGCTTTTGTGAAAGGGATATCTGGTGGCGAAAGGAAAAGGACAAGCATTGGCTATGAAATTCTTGTTGATCCATCACTCTTGTTACTTGATGAACCAACCTCAGGATTGGACTCCACCTCTGCAAATAAGCTCCTTCAAGTTCTGCAGGGCATTGCAAAG GGTGGGAGGACCATCATCATAACCATCCATCAGCCTTCTAGCCGCGTTTTCCACATGTTTGACAAGCTGTTGCTCATATCAGAAGGATGTCCTGTCTATTACGGGGTAGCTGCAGATGCTATGAACTACTTCTTGTCCATTGGTTTCACACCTCAAATCGCCATGAACCCCGCAGATTTCATGCTTGATTTGGCAACTGGCTGTGTCAATGATATTGGGATCCCACAGGAGCTGATTGGTTCTCAGTCCTCCCAAGAGTCTCAAACTACTGTGGTTAAG TACTTGCAGAGAAAGTACAAGAATGAGCTAGAACCAAAGGAAAAGGAGGCAAACCATAGATGCAGTACAGCTCCCAAACAACTTCAAATGGCTGTTCAAGTGAAGAAGGAATGGACAACGTATTGGTGGGAGCAGTTCATGGTGCTCTCAAAGAGAACATACAGGGAGAGGTGCATGGACTATTTTGACTTGCTTAGGCTTGTTCAAGCTATTGGAGTTGCGATCTTGTTGGGTCTTCTTTGGTGGAAATCGGAGGCTGGGACTGAGGCCCAACTTAGAGACCAG GTAGGACTACTCTTCTATATCTGTATATTTTGGACATCTTCATCCCTATTTGGAGCAGTATACGTATTTCCTTTTGAGAAGGAATACCTTGTGAGGGAAAGGAAAGCAGATATGTACAGGCTGAGCGTGTACTACATATGCAGCACCTTATGCGACATGGTTATACACATACTCTACCCAACCATCTTTATGGCCATTATATACTTCATGGTTGGGCTTCGAAAGACAGTGCCATGCTTCTTCTTCACCTTGCTTACAATGCTGTTGATTGTCATCACTAGCCAG GGAGCAGGGGAGCTTTTTGGAGCTGCAGTTTTGAGCATAAAAAGAGCTGGTGTCATCGCTTCCCTAGTCCTCATGTTATTCCTCCTTACTGGAGGATACTATGTTCAG CATATACCAAAGTTCATGCAGTGGTTGAAGTACATCTCGTTCATGCACTATGGGTTTAGGCTTCTGCTGAAGGTTCAGTACTCTGGGGACCTGTTGTATGAGTGCGGCAGTGCAGGTGGGTGCAAGCGCCTGCAGAGCTCACCTTCCTTTGACACCATCAACCTCAACGGTGACAACAAGGAGGTCTGGGTCCTGCTCTCCATGGCCATTGCTTACAGGTTGTGTGCTTATGCTTGCCTCCTCAAAAGGATCTCCGTGTCCCCTGTTTGA
- the LOC116251444 gene encoding pentatricopeptide repeat-containing protein At5g66520-like, whose product MALPLATLQLPPPAKLHENHPSHQLPPSLVSVTGSLPLQNFTTPFQLKQLHAQIVKQNVDPSILSFSKVAQVCGLSPDFGYGRQLLQFSDRLEIVIWNSWIRKLAESDSPADAIILFRKLRYADVPPDTLTCSFVLKACSRVPSLEDGMMVHSLAAKQGWVADVFLQNTIIHMYASCGSLSSAYQLFAKTSKRDVVTWNIMITQFAKQGQVDIARKLFDEMPERSTRSWTSMITGYVQCGRPNEAISVFRSMEEANVKPNEVTVVSVLAACADVGALDLGQRIHAYAKENHFRHNVRVCNTLIDMYTKCGCIEEARMVFDEIPERTVVSWSAMIMGHAIHGQSEEALSLFSKMQKRGIDPNAVTFIGLLHACSHMGMVAEGCRFFNSMVNDYRIVPQIEHYGCMVDLLSRAGLLKEAYEFIKNMPIEPSGAVWGALLGGCRVHKSVELGEEVIKHLLEIEPHNDGYYVVLSNIYAEAGRWGDVAKVRRLMKDRGIKKTPGCSFITIDGVTHEFVAGDGSHPHAKEVQEKWHELAEQLKLMGYVPETSAVLLDIAEEEKEHALYRHSEKLAVVFGLMKTSPGTPIRIMKNLRVCADCHLALKLISKFSNREIIVRDRSRFHRFVDGSCSCKDYW is encoded by the coding sequence ATGGCTCTGCCTCTGGCCACTCTCCAACTCCCCCCACCCGCAAAACTTCATGAAAATCATCCGTCCCATCAATTGCCACCAAGTTTGGTCTCCGTCACAGGCTCCCTCCCTCTCCAGAACTTCACCACACCGTTCCAACTCAAGCAGCTCCATGCCCAAATTGTGAAACAGAACGTCGACCCTTCCATTCTTTCGTTCTCTAAAGTTGCCCAAGTCTGCGGTTTGTCTCCGGACTTTGGCTACGGACGCCAGCTTCTACAGTTCTCGGACAGATTGGAGATAGTTATATGGAACTCCTGGATCAGGAAGCTCGCCGAGAGCGACTCACCGGCAGATGCGATCATTTTGTTTCGCAAATTGCGGTACGCCGATGTGCCTCCCGACACCCTCACTTGTTCGTTCGTGCTCAAGGCGTGTTCTCGTGTTCCGTCACTTGAAGACGGTATGATGGTCCATTCCTTGGCGGCGAAACAAGGGTGGGTCGCGGATGTGTTTTTGCAGAACACCATCATTCATATGTATGCTTCTTGTGGTAGTCTAAGTTCTGCGTACCAATTGTTTGCTAAAACGTCCAAGAGAGATGTCGTGACTTGGAATATCATGATAACCCAATTTGCTAAACAGGGACAAGTTGATATTGCAAGAAaactgtttgatgaaatgccagAAAGAAGCACCAGGTCGTGGACGTCAATGATTACGGGTTATGTGCAGTGTGGGAGGCCCAATGAGGCGATCAGTGTCTTTCGGAGCATGGAAGAGGCAAATGTGAAACCGAATGAAGTTACTGTTGTTAGCGTTCTTGCAGCTTGTGCTGACGTTGGTGCGCTTGATCTTGGCCAGCGGATTCACGCCTATGCAAAGGAAAATCATTTTCGTCACAATGTTCGCGTCTGCAACACATTGATAGACATGTACACAAAATGCGGGTGCATTGAAGAAGCAAGAATGGTTTTTGACGAAATTCCTGAAAGAACAGTTGTATCATGGTCTGCCATGATAATGGGACATGCCATTCATGGTCAGAGTGAggaagctctttctctcttctctaaGATGCAAAAACGAGGAATTGATCCAAATGCTGTCACCTTTATTGGCCTATTACACGCTTGTAGCCATATGGGTATGGTTGCTGAGGGTTGCCGGTTTTTCAACAGCATGGTTAATGACTACCGCATAGTCCCTCAGATTGAGCATTATGGGTGTATGGTTGATCTTCTAAGCCGAGCAGGACTTCTGAAAGAAGCTTATGAGTTCATCAAGAACATGCCAATAGAACCAAGTGGTGCTGTGTGGGGAGCTCTCTTGGGTGGTTGTAGAGTTCACAAGAGTGTTGAGTTGGGAGAGGAAGTGATCAAGCACCTACTTGAGATAGAACCTCACAATGATGGATACTATGTCGTACTCTCAAACATCTATGCTGAGGCAGGTAGATGGGGTGATGTAGCGAAGGTGAGAAGATTGATGAAAGATCGTGGCATTAAGAAAACACCAGGGTGTAGCTTTATCACCATAGATGGAGTGACTCACGAGTTCGTTGCAGGTGATGGCTCACATCCTCATGCAAAAGAGGTGCAAGAAAAATGGCATGAACTTGCAGAACAATTGAAGTTGATGGGCTATGTTCCTGAAACCTCTGCGGTATTGCTAGACATAGCtgaggaagagaaagaacatGCTCTGTATCGCCACAGTGAGAAACTAGCAGTGGTCTTTGGACTCATGAAAACCTCGCCTGGAACACCTATCAGGATCATGAAGAACCTAAGGGTCTGTGCTGATTGCCATCTTGCGCTAAAACTGATCTCCAAGTTTTCTAATCGTGAGATCATTGTGCGTGATAGGAGTCGCTTCCATCGTTTTGTAGACGGCTCTTGTTCTTGCAAGGACTACTGGTGA
- the LOC116251446 gene encoding oligopeptide transporter 1-like, whose product MSDSGVADSSYKNGDRLPENLKQAEEIDELENSPIEQVRLTVPATDDPTLPVLTFRTWTLGLFSCALLAFLNQFFGYRQNQLSVSSISAQIIALPLGKLMAATLPAKVVRIPGTEWEFSLNPGPFNIKEHVLITIFANSGSNSVYAVNIITIVKAFYHRQLHPMAAFLLSQTTQMMGYGWAGLFRKYLVDSPYMWWPANLVQVSLFRALHEKEVRRKRGTTRLQFFLMVFVASYCYYIVPNYLFPSITALSFVCWIWKDSVTAQQIGSGLSGLGVGSIALDWSTVAGFLGSPLATPGFAVLNVMAGFFLVVYVMLPITYWTNSYNAKRFPIFSSHVFDQWGKPYNISRILNQKTFEFDPVGYSGYSQIHLSIFFAFTYGISFATLAATISHVALFHGKSIYRQTKQAFSDHVGDVHTRLMKKNYVAVPEWWFSIILICVVGLAFLACLGFGGELQLPWWGILLACVIAFFFTLPIGIIQATTNQQPGLNVITELIIGYLYPGRPLANVAFKTYGYISMSQALMFLSDFKLGHYMKIPPRSMFVVQLVGTLVSSSVYFGTAWWLLTTVPNICNTALLDPSSPWTCPGDDVFYNASIIWGVVGPLRMFGRLGVYAGQNWWFLVGLLAPVPVWVCSRLFPKAKWISLINMPILIGATGMMPPARAVNYLAWGAVGIAFNFVVYRKYKQWWARHNYVLSAGLDAGVAFSAVLTYFALQYRSIFGIQWWGTELDDHCALARCPTEPGMVTKGCPVF is encoded by the exons ATGAGTGACTCCGGCGTTGCAGACTCTTCATACAAGAATGGCGATCGCCTACCCGAGAATCTTAAGCAAGCGGAGGAGATAG ATGAATTGGAAAATTCGCCGATTGAGCAAGTCCGGCTGACGGTGCCGGCTACCGATGATCCGACTCTGCCAGTCCTCACGTTCCGGACATGGACTCTGGGCCTGTTCTCATGCGCCCTGCTGGCCTTCTTGAACCAGTTCTTCGGCTACAGGCAGAACCAACTAAGCGTGTCCTCCATCTCCGCCCAGATCATTGCGCTGCCCCTGGGGAAGCTCATGGCTGCCACACTTCCGGCCAAGGTGGTCCGAATTCCGGGAACCGAGTGGGAGTTTTCGCTGAATCCGGGGCCCTTCAATATCAAGGAACATGTGCTGATCACGATTTTTGCAAACTCTGGCTCCAACTCTGTGTATGCTGTGAACATCATCACCATAGTTAAGGCCTTCTACCACAGGCAGCTCCACCCCATGGCTGCATTCTTGCTGTCACAGACAACGCAG ATGATGGGATATGGATGGGCGGGTTTGTTCCGGAAGTATCTCGTGGACTCCCCTTACATGTGGTGGCCTGCCAACCTCGTCCAGGTCTCTCTGTTCAG AGCGTTGCATGAGAAGGAGGTGCGGCGAAAGCGTGGCACCACGAGGCTGCAGTTCTTCCTCATGGTGTTTGTCGCCAGCTACTGCTACTACATCGTCCCCAACTATCTGTTCCCTTCAATCACCGCCCTCTCCTTTGTGTGCTGGATCTGGAAGGACTCCGTCACCGCCCAGCAGATCGGTTCCGGCCTCTCCGGCCTCGGCGTCGGCTCCATCGCCCTCGACTGGTCGACGGTTGCCGGGTTTCTGGGCAGCCCTCTCGCCACTCCCGGCTTCGCCGTCCTCAATGTAATGGCAGGTTTCTTCTTGGTGGTCTATGTCATGCTCCCCATCACCTACTGGACCAACTCTTACAATGCCAAGCGCTTCCCCATCTTCTCCTCCCACGTCTTCGATCAGTGGGGCAAGCCCTATAACATCTCCCGGATACTTAATCAGAAGACGTTTGAATTCGACCCCGTCGGCTATAGCGGCTATAGCCAGATCCATCTGAGCATCTTCTTCGCCTTCACTTACGGCATCAGCTTCGCCACTCTTGCGGCTACCATCTCCCATGTTGCTCTCTTCCATGGAAA ATCGATCTACCGGCAAACCAAACAGGCATTCAGTGATCATGTTGGTGACGTCCACACTAGGCTGATGAAGAAGAACTATGTGGCGGTGCCCGAATGGTGGTTCAGCATCATCCTGATTTGCGTGGTTGGCCTTGCCTTCCTTGCTTGCTTGGGGTTCGGGGGCGAGCTTCAGCTGCCGTGGTGGGGCATCCTTCTTGCTTGTgtcattgccttcttcttcaCCCTCCCTATTGGCATCATCCAAGCTACCACTAATCAG CAACCTGGGTTGAACGTGATCACAGAGCTGATAATTGGTTACTTGTACCCAGGCAGGCCTCTTGCAAATGTGGCCTTCAAAACCTATGGCTACATCAGCATGTCCCAGGCCCTCATGTTCCTCTCAGATTTCAAGCTTGGCCACTACATGAAGATCCCTCCAAGATCTATGTTCGTTgttcag CTTGTTGGCACACTGGTTTCATCATCCGTCTACTTTGGCACGGCATGGTGGCTGCTCACAACAGTTCCCAACATCTGCAACACAGCACTCCTCGACCCTTCCAGCCCATGGACTTGCCCGGGCGACGATGTGTTCTACAATGCCTCTATCATCTGGGGTGTGGTCGGCCCACTTCGCATGTTTGGCAGGCTGGGAGTCTATGCCGGGCAGAACTGGTGGTTCCTAGTGGGTCTACTCGCACCTGTCCCTGTCTGGGTGTGCTCACGCCTGTTTCCAAAGGCAAAGTGGATCAGCCTCATCAACATGCCCATCTTGATTGGTGCAACTGGGATGATGCCACCGGCGAGAGCAGTCAACTACCTGGCCTGGGGAGCAGTTGGTATAGCATTTAACTTCGTGGTGTATAGAAAGTACAAGCAGTGGTGGGCACGGCACAATTATGTTCTGTCCGCCGGGCTCGACGCAGGTGTTGCCTTCTCCGCCGTTCTCACCTACTTTGCGCTGCAGTATAGATCCATCTTTGGAATACAGTGGTGGGGTACAGAGCTGGACGACCACTGCGCTCTAGCACGTTGCCCCACAGAACCTGGAATGGTGACGAAAGGGTGTCCTGTCTTCTGA